Proteins from a genomic interval of Brachybacterium vulturis:
- a CDS encoding DUF47 domain-containing protein, with amino-acid sequence MAQFLARFFPQRSERPLYDLFAELAELLVQSADTHSKLLGHGVRERTRLAPRLHEQSTVAEELCRRIAQRLAHSLITPYEAELLYDFALTLSDTLDSLEHTAELLVISQVGALPTALLEAAEGIERAAELTVAVTWQLSRVRDLGDHYEQVRKLKRQGDRLVRRALGELYTRGGSAQELLPQHDVAESIRQTITLQERSARIADLLRVKDS; translated from the coding sequence ATGGCGCAGTTCCTCGCCCGGTTCTTCCCCCAGCGCAGCGAGCGTCCCCTGTACGACCTCTTCGCGGAGCTCGCCGAGCTGCTGGTCCAGTCGGCCGACACCCACTCGAAGCTGCTCGGCCACGGCGTGCGCGAGCGCACCCGCCTCGCACCCCGGCTGCACGAGCAGTCGACGGTCGCCGAGGAGCTGTGCCGTCGCATCGCCCAGCGGCTCGCCCACTCCCTGATCACGCCCTACGAGGCGGAGCTGCTCTACGACTTCGCCCTGACCCTCTCCGACACCCTGGACTCCCTGGAGCACACGGCCGAGCTGCTGGTCATCTCCCAGGTGGGTGCCCTGCCCACGGCGCTGCTGGAGGCCGCCGAGGGCATCGAGCGGGCGGCGGAGCTCACCGTCGCGGTCACCTGGCAGCTCTCACGGGTGCGGGATCTGGGCGACCACTACGAGCAGGTCCGCAAGCTCAAGCGGCAGGGCGACCGGCTGGTGCGCCGCGCCCTCGGCGAGCTCTACACGCGCGGCGGCTCGGCACAGGAGCTGCTGCCCCAGCACGATGTCGCCGAATCGATCCGCCAGACCATCACCCTGCAGGAGCGCAGCGCACGGATCGCCGATCTGCTGCGGGTCAAGGACTCCTGA